One part of the Hydra vulgaris chromosome 01, alternate assembly HydraT2T_AEP genome encodes these proteins:
- the LOC136074473 gene encoding uncharacterized protein LOC136074473 yields MNRAKKLSGAEFKKKKEIFIGQSQDEFGPNDSEAQEERNSQLSKPIEMGTSEFPPEISEISATSGENFQHSDPATWPKMTDKTRCILIQHGPEPMLNQKEENFSQTHFVTLTTECDTSAQNEISKGFCDWKKLNPRIPEHKNSNEHQRCYSDWKNLEKNLKEGKTLDSDLQRVISGEMKKWRDILKVIVDAILFCAKNNLALRK; encoded by the exons atgaatcgtgcaaaaaaattatctggtGCTGAATTTAAGAAGAAAA AGGAGATTTTCATTGGCCAAAGTCAAGACGAATTTGGACCAAATGATTCAGAAGCACAAGAAGAAAGAAATTCTCAGCTTTCCAAACCAATTGAAATGGGCACCAGTGAGTTTCCTCCTGAAATCTCAGAAATTTCAGCAACCTCAGGAGAAAACTTTCAACACAGTGATCCAGCTACATGGCCTAAAATGACAGATAAAACAAGGTGCATTTTGATTCAGCATGGGCCGGAGCCCATGCTGAATCaaaaagaagagaatttttCTCAAACACACTTTGTGACTTTGACTACAGAATGCGACACTTCAGCTCAAAATG aaatttcaaAAGGATTTTGTGACTGGAAAAAACTAAACCCAAGAATTCCAGAACACAAAAACAGCAATGAACACCAAAGATGCTATTCTGATTggaaaaatctggaaaaaaatcTCAAGGAAGGAAAGACCTTGGATTCTGATCTGCAGAGAGTTATCAGCGGAGAGATGAAAAAGTGGAGAGATATCTTGAAAGTGATTGTTGATGCAATTTTGTTCTGTGCCAAGAACAATCTTGCCCTTCGAAAGTAA
- the LOC136074474 gene encoding uncharacterized protein LOC136074474, whose product MQEYHKGKFSTETYEFSSESKFLTWKEKEEINNYVFFSKQTGSKQSSKETKTSYFICQVDGHSKPHRSAKEPPRKKNKRYFRGSVKSDAFCPARMIVNMKKNGTTNVLNQVYHDLRESFGERENRVNGDNIVLTKSNLLTKKNISDITRVIKKGCQLHPDDSTSTYLLVQKLMCEEFNSILVYKPQGQPAIIGPKVYDDIDINKDLFVIAIQTKQHCYTNIALIKEIKKRCTNPVKVNAVMTDDDCSSWNAFSKVFGDKHHLLCKWHVKRAWCSKLHLVGTAHLQEEIYQILETMIDEKDPIVFTSIIYGFVKTYEKICPNFINYLVTYYASRHKKWASSFRNFQHADTNTNMLLESFHNKLKTVYIDRRPNKRLDNLIKVLLKIEEDDYWRHKRGNIYLGTISP is encoded by the exons ATGC AGGAGTATCATAAAGGCAAATTTTCTACAGAAACCTATGAGTTTTCCTCAGAATCCAAGTTCTTAACATGGAAAGAAAAAGAGGAGattaataattatgtatttttcaGTAAACAAACTGGAAGTAAACAAAGCAGCAAAGAGacaaaaacaagttattttatttgtcaaGTTGATGGTCATTCAAAACCACATCGCTCTGCAAAAGAAcctccaagaaaaaaaaataaaagatacttCAGAGGTAGTGTTAAATCAGATGCTTTCTGTCCTGCTAGAATGATTGTTAACATGAAGAAAAATGGAACCACAAATGTGT TAAATCAGGTCTATCATGATCTTAGAGAGAGTTTTGGAGAACGCGAAAATAGAGTTAATGGAGATAATATTGTTCTTACTAAATCTAATCTCCTTACAAAAAAGAACATTTCTGATATTACCCGAGTCATAAAAAAGGGATGTCAGCTTCACCCAGATGATAGCACTTCAACTTATTTACTTGTTCAAAAATTAATGTGTGAAGAGTTTAATAGCATTCTTGTATATAAACCACAAGGGCAACCTGCTATTATTGGGCCTAAAGTGTATGATGATATTGATATCAACAAGGATTTATTTGTTATTGCTATACAAACTAAGCAGCATTGCTATACAAACATAGCACTAATCA AGGAAATAAAGAAGCGATGTACTAATCCAGTCAAAGTTAATGCAGTTATGACAGATGATGATTGCTCTAGCTGGAATGCTTTTTCTAAAGTCTTTGGAGATAAGCATCACTTGCTATGTAAATGGCATGTAAAACGCGCCTGGTGTAGTAAACTTCATTTAGTTGGTACTGCTCATTTACAAGAAGAAATTTACCAGATTCTAGAAACAATGATAGATGAAAAAGATCCGATAGTTTTTACATCAATTATTTATGGTTTTGTCAAGACATATGAAAAGATATGtcctaattttataaattacctTGTAACATACTATGCTTCTCGACATAAAAAATGGGCTTCTTCTTTTCGGAACTTTCAGCATGCAGATACTAACACAAATATGTTGCTTGAATCATTCCATAACAAATTGAAAACAGTTTATATAGATAGACGACCCAATAAAAGGTTAGATAATCTGATCAAAGTGCTTTTGAAAATCGAGGAAGATGATTATTGGAGACACAAAAGAGGCAACATTTATCTAGGAACTATCTCTccctaa